In Crassostrea angulata isolate pt1a10 chromosome 6, ASM2561291v2, whole genome shotgun sequence, a genomic segment contains:
- the LOC128186848 gene encoding chromodomain-helicase-DNA-binding protein 8-like isoform X4 has product MADDPMLSLFDTDGGSFLDDLTGPGLGQSMDSNFMGQGMSGDQIIQQSQGFGVQISEMQGNQFNPYQQTSSAPEPFSSDSFNQYNASQKLQQMNMNTPHSGITPNQPMMSPYRQQQQFRPSQPNMAQPSQNMGGYGNYGAQQVGPRLPNPPQQHMQVQQRMPQWNPGQSSPSRPHYMAQSQNMIQSQIMPTSQAMQGKFLSHPDFPQMPSSNASDFFQSSPATSTSFQRFQGNTSSNPQMYMQNRSQMPSVPISSPNAAMGHRQSSIQSLTPQQSQIPMQNQPTFQIQSTMGMPGFNNPSQQVPQQHALQYQGNFQQQQQQQPMNNVQSNNFQRFPFGQMPSNTPTKQGDASAQFNTSPNQNFHPSYPRMPSQRATTPSPRPPSTPEHASTPQINPRAPASVPQMEQLVSPPGPRSNVSTPVSSPFHQPQVSSSGPNFQHSNAIQISTSLPNSNGIGPISPNVKNAGNVRVTMTNTEREIQYLQQQLNQLQAAGQTQQTQQKMLEVQEKIRSLRATQEIQRQKAQADQQGGYTGPTNGTMQTQQQQPSQNQTNVVTVVKENPQVSAQQQQTMQQVQTSVQPQLLMQSQAVQQSQPIMQQQQPAQVPQPSMQQPQPPVQQQQTASQQPSSNPQQVFQIGQPMFVNQTRPPQNVLIVTSGTQRMMQPQIQQMPMHSPQKVQVILQPQGSQAAPQMISQQVPQSVNNLPHAMPAQGMTPMPPVGSQQGNIPSSVVQLQMGGVSQPAPQLIQAPPGTTFPPLQDFGSESNPASAEKPKKNKKAKKQQEKADKIVAEAVARAQAEGREVPKIMTGDIPATVNDVQNAEEEDSKKKKKRVRKPKTPKKEKKEGDVSSGEGTQELESQGESTMDGEKVEKKKAKPKVKAPVKKKKKPPATFLKKKKRKRHDSSESDPELKHAVGETEEMDDDSIQKRRSARNTKRKKYLDDVDLNLSDDDTQDVEPEAFAEQPAAVRVDTIEEDNSSIVDKILGSRMRKADKDISVDGETEEQSTSNEEVEEFFVKYKNFSYLHCEWKTAEELERGDKRIHQKLKRYYMKKTQSQNMFSELDEDELFNPDYTEVHRVLDVSKLSDPNGGDDITHFLVKWKGLPYEEATWELQQDVDPVKVEHFYKFREPPEDAEVKAQGTPDDWVKLEETREYKNGNSLRDYQLEGVNWLMFSWHNHQNCILADEMGLGKTIQSITFLNEVMLYGIKGPFLVVVPLSTLGNWEREFETWTSINAIVYHGSSTSRNMLQSYEMFYKDEKGQRIPNQYKFHALITTYEVIISDCELLSDIEWRVLIIDEAHRLKNAKCKLMEGLRMFDCEHQVLLSGTPLQNNTEELHSLLSFLEPERFKSTQAFLAEFGELKTDSQVEKLKAILKPMMLRRLKEDVEKNLASKEETIVEVELTNIQKKYYRAILERNFTFLSKGTGSSANVPNLLNTMMELRKCCNHPYLIKGAEDKILNENKESKGNDMEAVFKTMVHSSGKMVLLDKLLPKLKQGGHKVLIFSQMIRVLDILEDYLINKQYLFERLDGRICGKLRQEAIDRFSKPESDRFVFLLCTRAGGLGINLTAADTVIIYDSDWNPQNDLQAQARCHRIGQTKEVKVYRLITRNSYEREMFDKASLKLGLDKAVLQSMGSDKNAPQAQMTKKEIEELLRKGAYGALMDDDKAGDEFCEEDIDQILQQRTKVIQIESEGKGSTFAKASFSMSGNRTDIDINDPDFWKKWAKKADVDVEGLKHKNELIIQEPRQRKQTARYGNDDSVMEMSELDSSSNSDDEDEESRKTRSGLKKRGRPGRKRRGSDDDYDADDAEGYGRSDCFKVEKNLLVYGWGRWKDILSHGKFKKMLEEKDVENISRALLIYSLQQYKGDEKIKEFIWDLISPSSDGSLKNHSGLSAPVPRGRKGKNKKKEGKPETSSELVKYNKMKNCDPEVVLRDPGYRKHLHRHANKVLLRVRLLYYLKEEIIGAQAVEKVSQGLNASEIEIPQADPDGDPPTTWWDEEADKSLLIGVYKHGYEKYNMMRQDPALVFLGKCGPPDGAALAAEQNDDDDEDLDESKMKQDDDEDVSMSSIPESSKKTTPASVLPVEKPEGGEGSEEGDKLPFPSSSDLNTRLRRIITSFQRNHKRMLIKNAQRVKRMERQERFEAVLKERETQRMQYQQCRWSRREEQDFYRVISSFGVEFDLVTGRYKWDRFRQLAHLEKKFDDTLTEYFQAFYHMCMRVCKKFKNDDDALPPNNIYVDPITEERASRCLARIDMLNKIRTETLNHPKLDERVKLCQPSYDLPSWWICGQHDRDLLIGAARHGVVRTDYHILFDPNLSFIDVLKTKQATSHSSSPLPTKDKEIKTEDSEEKVVKKEKESKEKVKEEIKEEVVTETVSVKSEDDDEKSEKSQKNTEAVKEESKDSKMEVEEPSEKSNEEKEKINGESEMEVSEDKSEQAEAKSGETSLNKSLEESPDKTNGKKSPVKEEVEEKAVKMEVEDLSVKKENEDSLIKKESEDSLEKKEDEKVQVKKEEEESIVKKELSELVKEETEPQDLTSIKEKDKGANSDPGVKEEVKGKGADDTEQKVRDIVKDIKRQTTEEMAKSERKKDIRCTYDEEELQKFLARREEMEAEGMTADYFPESQLSSVVNWPKDRVLFHRLEHICYCVEHNEWPFPKRMSYIPMNYDSRSGTPVGSSTPKDDPELSQSDAGDSVYDGVKVKSDLNKDFEAMMPEGDGLKMTFHKRRGQGRKYDFEGSRMQQLMNRSAASSDNESLTETPRSQVPAHLSPRHSPHHYLFSQTPADLLNGAGPELDPELLRRSMMEHALYFGDRRGRRGRKRKAEKMAEIAMAEALSKRNTARAVATVEPESRVPVINLEDGSRLSGDEAPLKRDLDKWLDEHPGYMVDRPPEMYPLEDEELSESGDRRRGRRPKVDPAMLDPMKLTGEENVSVVNRVTGKRITGAKAPPIRYLSEWLEQNPQYDIDPKWTDIVKSKANLPKSLSSRVSTPSSERRRGRPRERDLSSSLLSDNPYSAASLAASMSAFPGLGLMSGFGKMPMGMPFGTLPSLGLANPMLAGFAGLMPGLSPSLAKAMESEARKDKSPGSSKESSKSKSPSSSQTPHPSFPMLYNPLLFNPLLAAQAAGGLNFSLPTSLPSSFASLAQPGLVNGQGDSDLEEGEIKRYSQGEHNEQEIAQDLSVRRKEAHSHHRKRKSYEASHSAVTKSSRDEDQSACLDLSIKSKPRESPKASEVSSRSHSASESPKDSSKTKNKIQGSFKLDKILDTLKDKVNKMEDKPVKKERDKDKESKLNSILMKIAKEKDVDVNTLNTMDTAEASHLKCSEASDLSSERKESESSKEEVDTAEKDEDQS; this is encoded by the exons ATGGCAGATGACCCCATGCTAAGTTTGTTTGACACAGATGGAGGGAGTTTTCTGGATGATTTGACTGGGCCAGGATTGGGGCAGAGTATGGATAGCAATTTCATGGGCCAGGGAATGTCAGGTGACCAGATAATACAACAGTCCCAAGGTTTTGGGGTTCAGATATCAGAAATGCAGGGAAATCAGTTTAATCCCTACCAGCAAACAAGTTCTGCACCTGAGCCGTTCTCAAGTGACAGCTTTAATCAGTACAATGCCAGTCAGAAGTTACAACAAATGAACATGAACACACCTCACAGTGGCATAACACCCAATCAACCAATGATGTCCCCATACAGGCAACAACAACAGTTCAGACCCTCACAACCCAACATGGCTCAACCAAGTCAAAACATGGGTGGGTATGGAAACTATGGGGCTCAGCAAGTCGGACCCCGCTTGCCGAATCCTCCTCAGCAGCACATGCAAGTTCAGCAGAGAATGCCTCAGTGGAACCCTGGCCAGTCTAGTCCTAGTCGTCCTCATTACATGGCCCAGTCTCAGAATATGATTCAGTCCCAGATTATGCCCACCTCACAAGCCATGCAGGGCAAGTTTCTTTCACACCCTGACTTTCCACAGATGCCCTCCTCCAACGCCTCAGATTTCTTTCAGAGCAGTCCTGCAACTTCAACTTCTTTCCAGCGCTTTCAAGGTAACACATCATCTAATCCACAAATGTACATGCAGAATAGAAGTCAAATGCCCTCTGTGCCAATATCTAGCCCTAACGCCGCCATGGGACACAGGCAGAGCAGCATACAGTCCTTGACTCCTCAGCAGTCACAGATACCCATGCAAAATCAACCAACATTCCAAATACAGAGCACAATGGGAATGCCAGGATTTAATAACCCTTCTCAACAGGTACCTCAGCAACATGCTTTACAATATCAGGGCAACTTtcagcaacaacaacaacaacaaccaatGAATAATGTTCAATCGAATAATTTTCAGCGATTTCCGTTTGGCCAGATGCCCAGCAATACACCCACTAAACAGGGAGATGCTTCAGCACAGTTCAATACAAGTCCCAACCAGAACTTTCACCCTTCTTACCCTAGGATGCCCTCTCAAAGGGCAACAACCCCCTCACCAAGGCCACCATCGACtcctgagcatgcttccacCCCTCAAATCAATCCTAGAGCCCCTGCTTCTGTTCCACAGATGGAACAACTGGTCTCACCACCTGGACCACGTTCAAATGTGTCCACACCTGTATCTAGTCCATTCCATCAACCACAAGTGAGTAGTAGTGGGCCAAACTTCCAACACTCGAATGCTATTCAAATCAGTACATCTCTACCAAACTCGAATGGCATAGGCCCAATCAGTCCAAATGTGAAAAATGCTGGGAATGTTAGAGTGACTATGACAAATACCGAACGTGAAATACAGTACCTGCAGCAGCAGTTGAATCAGTTGCAAGCAGCAGGGCAGACACAGCAAACTCAACAGAAGATGCTGGAAGTGCAAGAGAAGATTCGTTCCCTTCGTGCTACTCAAGAAATTCAAAGACAAAAGGCCCAAGCAGATCAACAAGGTGGGTATACTGGACCAACAAATGGGACAATGCAAACACAGCAACAACAACCATCTCAGAATCAAACCAATGTTGTTACAGTGGTAAAAGAAAACCCTCAGGTTTCAGCTCAACAGCAGCAAACAATGCAACAAGTCCAAACTTCAGTACAACCACAACTCCTAATGCAGTCTCAAGCAGTACAACAATCTCAGCCGATAATGCAACAACAGCAACCAGCACAAGTTCCACAGCCTTCCATGCAACAACCACAGCCACCtgtacaacaacaacaaactgCTAGTCAGCAACCTTCCTCAAACCCACAGCAAGTGTTTCAGATTGGTCAGCCTATGTTTGTGAATCAGACACGGCCCCCTCAGAATGTCCTGATAGTGACATCTGGTACACAGAGGATGATGCAACCACAAATACAACAAATGCCAATGCATTCTCCCCAAAAAGTTCAGGTTATTCTTCAG ccACAAGGAAGCCAAGCTGCCCCTCAGATGATCAGTCAACAAGTGCCTCAGTCAGTAAACAATCTACCTCATGCTATGCCTGCTCAGGGCATGACTCCTATGCCACCTGTAGGGTCGCAACAAGGAAACATTCCGTCAAGCGTTGTTCAACTTCAGATGGGCGGAGTCTCTCAACCTGCCCCTCAGCTTATCCAGGCACCACCAGGCACAACATTTCCGCCTCTTCAAGACTTTGGCAGCGAGAGCAACCCCGCAAGTGCagaaaaaccaaagaaaaataagaaGGCCAAGAAACAGCAAGAGAAAGCGGACAAGATTGTGGCAGAAGCTGTAGCGCGGGCCCAGGCGGAGGGCAGGGAGGTGCCAAAGATTATGACTGGGGACATCCCGGCTACTGTGAATGATGTACAAAATGCAGAGGAGGAGGACtccaagaaaaagaaaaaacgtGTCAGGAAACCAAAGACACCCAAAAAGGAGAAGAAGGAAGGTGATGTGAGTAGTGGGGAAGGAACACAGGAGCTGGAGAGTCAAGGAGAATCTACCATGGATGGAGAGAAAGTAGAAAAGAAGAAAGCCAAGCCTAAAGTAAAAGCACCtgtaaagaagaagaaaaa aCCTCCAGctacatttttgaaaaagaaaaagcgAAAACGTCACGATTCATCCGAGTCAGATCCTGAACTTAAACATGCAGTGGGTGAGACCGAGGAAATGGATGACGACTCAATCCAG AAAAGGCGCTCTGCTCGTAATACAAAGAGGAAGAAGTACCTGGATGATGTGGATTTGAACCTGTCGGATGATGACACCCAAGATGTGGAACCAGAAGCCTTTGCTGAACAGCCGGCAGCTGTCAGAGTG gACACCATTGAGGAGGACAACAGCTCTATTGTGGATAAAATTCTGGGAAGCAGAATGAGAAAAGCGGACAAAGAT ATCAGTGTAGATGGGGAAACAGAAGAGCAATCAACATCAAATGAAGAAGTTGAGGAATTCTTTGTTAAATACAAGAACTT TTCCTATTTGCACTGTGAGTGGAAAACAGCAGAAGAATTAGAAAGGGGAGATAAACGCATTCATCAGAAATTAAAACGATACTACATGAAGAAAACCCAAAGTCAGAATATGTTCTCAGAG TTGGATGAGGACGAACTCTTTAATCCTGATTACACTGAGGTACATCGAGTCTTAGATGTGTCCAAGCTCAGTGACCCGAATGGTGGTGATGACATTACACACTTCCTGGTCAAGTGGAAGGGGTTGCCCTATGAGGAAGCCACATGGGAGCTACAGCAGGATGTGGATCCTGTAAAGGTGGAGCATTTTTACAAGTTCCGGGAGCCACCAGAGGATGCAGAG GTTAAAGCTCAAGGTACACCTGATGACTGGGTAAAACTAGAGGAGACCAGAGAGTACAAGAATGGCAACTCCCTTCGAGACTACCAGCTGGAGGGGGTCAATTGGCTGATGTTTAGCTGGCACAACCACCAGAACTGTATTCTGGCTGATGAGATGGGTCTGGGCAAAACCATTCAGAGTATCACCTTCCTGAATGAAGTCATGCTGTATGGAATCAAGGGGCCTTTCCTTGTGGTGGTTCCCCTGTCCACATTAGGCAACTGGGAGAGAGAGTTCGAAACCTGGACAAGCATTAATGCCATTGTTTATCATGGAAG TTCCACCAGTCGAAACATGCTGCAGTCCTATGAAATGTTTTACAAAGATGAGAAAGGACAACGAATTCCAAACCAATATAAATTTCATGCTCTGATTACGACTTATGAAGTCATCATCTCAGATTGTGAGTTGCTGAGTGACATTGAGTGGAGAGTTCTAATCATAGATGAAGCTCATCGTCTTAAGAACGCCAAGTGCAAGTTGATGGAAGGCCTAAGGATGTTTGATTGT GAGCACCAGGTCCTACTGTCGGGAACACCCCTGCAGAATAACACAGAGGAACTTCACAGTCTACTCAGCTTCCTGGAACCAGAGAGATTCAAGTCAACTCAGGCATTCTTGGCAGAATTTGGGGAACTCAAAACAGATTCCCAAGTGGAGAAGCTGAAAGCT ATCCTGAAACCAATGATGTTGAGAAGGTTGAAAGAAGATGTAGAGAAGAATCTTGCTTCCAAAGAAGAGACCATTGTTGAG GTGGAGTTGACAAACATTCAGAAGAAATACTACAGGGCTATTTTGGAGCGTAACTTTACTTTCTTGTCCAAAGGCACTGGTTCTTCAGCCAATGTACCGAATCTGCTGAATACAATGATGGAGCTGCGAAAATGTTGCAACCATCCATATCTTATCAAAG gTGCTGAGGATAAAATCTTGAATGAGAATAAGGAAAGCAAAGGAAATGATATGGAAGCTGTGTTCAAAACTATGGTGCACTCGTCAGGTAAAATGGTGCTGTTGGACAAACTCCTCCCCAAACTGAAGCAGGGGGGACACAAAGTCCTGATCTTCTCCCAGATGATCCGAGTGCTGGATATCCTGGAGGATTATCTTATTAACAAACA ATATTTGTTTGAGCGACTGGACGGCCGGATCTGTGGTAAGCTGCGACAGGAGGCCATTGATCGATTCTCTAAGCCCGAGTCGGACCGATTTGTCTTCCTGCTGTGTACACGCGCCGGGGGTCTGGGTATCAACCTAACCGCTGCCGACACAGTCATCATCTATGACTCGGACTGGAACCCCCAGAATGATCTTCAG GCTCAAGCCCGTTGTCACAGAATTGGTCAAACAAAGGAAGTCAAAGTATATCGCCTTATCACCAGAAACTCCTATGAGAGAGAGATGTTTGACAAGGCTTCACTCAAGCTTGGTCTGGACAAGGCTGTGCTCCAGTCCATGGGCTCAGACAAGAATGCACCT cAAGCCCAGATGACCAAGAAGGAGATAGAGGAGTTGTTACGTAAGGGGGCGTACGGTGCTCTGATGGACGATGACAAAGCCGGGGACGAATTCTGTGAAGAAGACATTGATCAGATTCTACAGCAGCGCACAAAAGTTATCCAGATTGAATCAGAAGGAAAGGGCTCAACCTTTGCCAAG GCAAGTTTCTCAATGTCTGGCAACAGAACAGATATTGATATCAATGATCCAGACTTCTGGAAGAAGTGGGCCAAGAAGGCAGATGTTGATGTCGAGGGATTAAAACACAAG AATGAACTGATTATACAAGAACCAAGACAGAGGAAGCAGACTGCTCGCTATGGAAATGATGACAGCGTGATGGAGATGTCAGAGCTGGACTCGTCCAGTAATAGCGATGATGAGGATGAAGAATCCAGGAAGACCCGGAGCGGGTTGAAGAAGCGTGGGCGCCCAGGCAGGAAGAGGCGTGGTTCGGACGATGACTACGACGCCGATGATGCTGAGGGCTATGGAAGATCCGACTGCTTCAAAGTGGAGAAGAACCTCCTGGTTTATGG ATGGGGTAGATGGAAGGATATCCTATCCCATGGGAAATTCAAGAAGATGCTCGAGGAGAAGGATGTCGAAAATATTTCTAGGGCTTTG ttaATTTATTCCCTTCAACAGTACAAGGGagatgaaaaaattaaagagtTCATTTGGGATTTGATCTCCCCCTCAAGTGATGGATCTCTAAAAAACCACTCAG GGTTGTCTGCTCCTGTACCAAGAGGTAGGAAAGGCAAAAATAAGAAGAAAGAGGGAAAGCCAGAGACCAGCAGTGAACTGGTCAAGTACAACAAGATGAAGAACTGTGATCCAGAAGTAGTGCTACGGGACCCTGGCTACCGCAAACATCTCCACAGACATGCTAACAA AGTGCTATTGAGGGTAAGACTGTTGTACTACCTGAAAGAAGAAATCATAGGGGCTCAAGCAGTGGAGAAGGTCTCTCAGGGATTAAATGCAAG TGAGATAGAAATTCCTCAGGCTGATCCGGACGGAGACCCGCCCACCACCTGGTGGGACGAGGAGGCAGACAAGTCCCTGCTGATCGGGGTCTATAAACACG GTTATGAGAAGTACAACATGATGAGACAGGACCCTGCACTGGTCTTCTTGGGCAAGTGTGGACCACCAGATGGCGCTGCTCTAGCGGCCGAACAGAATGATGACGATga TGAGGACCTGGATGAATCCAAGATGAAGCAAGACGATGATGAGGATGTGTCAATGAGCTCGATACCTGAGTCCAGCAAAAAGACTACCCCAGCCTCTGTCCTGCCCGTTGAGAAACCTGAGGGTGGAGAGGGGTCAGAGGAAGGGGATAAACTGCCATTCCCATCATCCTCCGACCTGAACACTCGCCTCCGCAGAATCATCACCAGCTTCCAGCGAAACCACAAGAGAATGCTTATCAAGAATGCCCAGAGGgttaaa AGAATGGAACGCCAGGAGCGATTTGAAGCGGTGCTGAAGGAGCGTGAGACCCAGAGAATGCAGTATCAACAATG cCGTTGGTCAAGAAGAGAGGAGCAAGACTTCTATCGGGTCATCTCCAGCTTTGGGGTGGAGTTTGACCTGGTTACTGGACGCTACAAGTGGGACCGGTTCCGACAGCTGGCTCACCTGGAGAAGAAGTTTGACGACACCCTGACAGAGTACTTCCAGGCCTTCTATCACATGTGTATGCGAGTCtgcaaaaagtttaaaaatgatgatgatg CTCTGCCACCAAATAACATATATGTTGACCCCATCACTGAGGAGAGGGCCAGTCGATGCCTCGCTAGGATCGACATGTTGAACAAGATCCGCACAGAAACCTTGAATCACCCCAAGTTGGATGAGAGAGTGAAGCTCTGTCAGCCGTCCTATGATTTACCATCGTGGTGGATCTGTGGTCAACATGATAGGGACCTTCTCATTGGTGCAGCTAG GCATGGTGTTGTGCGGACAGACTACCACATCCTGTTTGATCCCAACCTGTCCTTTATTGATGTGCTAAAAACTAAGCAAGCTACTAGTCATTCCAGCTCCCCCTTGCCAACCAAAG acaaagaaataaaaacagaagACAGTGAAGAAAAAGTGgtgaaaaaagagaaagaaagtaAAGAAAAGGTGAAAGAAGAAATCAAAGAGGAAGTAGTTACAGAAACAGTGTCAGTGAAATCagaagatgatgatgaaaaaTCAGAAAAGTCACAGAAAAATACAGAAGCTGTAAAGGAGGAATCCAAAGACTCAAAAATGGAGGTAGAAGAGCCTTCAGAAAAGTCAAATGAAGAGAAAGAGAAGATAAATGGTGAATCTGAAATGGAGGTGTCTGAAGACAAATCTGAACAAGCAGAAGCCAAGTCAGGTGAAACTTCCCTCAATAAATCTTTGGAAGAGTCACCAGATAAAACTAATGGAAAGAAATCACCTGTAAAAGAAGAGGTAGAAGAAAAGGCAGTGAAAATGGAAGTTGAAGATTTGTCAGTCAAGAAGGAAAATGAAGATTCCCtcattaaaaaagaaagtgAAGACTCATTAGAAAAGAAGGAAGATGAAAAGGTGCAGGTTAAGAAAGAAGAGGAAGAATCCATTGTGAAAAAGGAATTATCTGAGTTAGTCAAGGAAGAGACAGAGCCACAGGACCTGACCTCCATAAAGGAGAAGGACAAAGGAGCAAACAGTGATCCAGGGGTGAAGGAGGAAGTAAAGGGCAAGGGTGCTGACGACACGGAGCAGAAGGTGAGGGACATCGTGAAGGACATTAAACGCCAAACCACGGAAGAAATGGCCAAGTCAGAGAGGAAGAAAGACATCAGATGTACCTATGATGAGGAG GAGCTTCAGAAGTTTTTGGCCAGAAGAGAGGAGATGGAGGCGGAGGGAATGACAGCCGATTACTTCCCAGAGAGTCAACTCAGTTCTGTCGTCAACTGGCCAAAG GACCGAGTGTTGTTCCATCGGCTGGAGCACATCTGTTACTGTGTGGAGCACAATGAATGGCCATTCCCCAAGCGTATGTCATACATCCCCATGAACTACGACTCCCGCAGCGGAACACCTGTTGGGTCCTCGACCCCAAAGGACGACCCCGAGCTCAGCCAATCTGATGCTGGAGACTCAGTCTACGATGGTGTCAAGGTGAAGTCAGATTTAAATAAGGACTTTGAAGCTATGATGCCTGAG GGTGATGGTTTGAAGATGACCTTCCACAAGAGAAGAGGACAGGGTCGTAAATATGATTTTGAAG GCAGCCGCATGCAGCAGCTGATGAACCGCAGCGCAGCCTCTAGTGACAATGAGAGTCTGACAGAAACGCCCCGATCTCAGGTACCTGCTCACCTGTCTCCTCGGCACTCCCCTCATCACTACCTATTCTCACAG ACCCCAGCAGATCTTTTGAATGGTGCTGGTCCTGAATTGGACCCTGAACTGCTAAGAAGAAGCATG ATGGAGCATGCTCTGTATTTTGGAGACCGGAGAGGCAGAAGAGGTCGTAAGAGGAAGGCCGAAAAGATGGCAGAGATTGCAATGGCTGAAGCTCTGTCCAAGAGAAACACAGCCAGAGCTGTTGCCACTGTTGAACCAG AATCTCGTGTTCCTGTGATTAACTTGGAGGATGGTAGTCGGCTGTCGGGAGATGAGGCTCCACTGAAGCGTGACCTGGATAAATGGTTGGATGAACATCCAGGTTACATGGTGGACAGACCTCCAGAAATGTACCCTCTAGAGGATGAGGAGCTATCAGAG TCTGGTGATAGAAGGAGAGGAAGAAGACCAAAAGTGGACCCAGCCATGTTAGATCCCATGAAGCTGACAGGAGAAGAAAATGTTTCAGTTGTCAATAGGGTCACTGGCAAAAGG ATAACTGGTGCTAAAGCTCCTCCTATTAGATACTTGAGTGAGTGGTTAGAACAGAATCCTCAGTATGATATAGATCCAAAATGGACAGATATTGTCAAATCCAAG GCCAATTTACCAAAGAGTTTGTCATCGCGTGTGAGTACCCCATCCTCGGAACGCCGGCGTGGAAGACCAAGGGAACGGGACCTGTCCTCTTCCTTGCTCTCAGACAATCCATACAGTGCTGCTTCTCTGGCAGCCAGTATGTCTGCATTCCCAGGCTTAGGCCTAATGTCAGGCTTTGGCAAAATGCCAATGGGAATGCCCTTTGGAACATTGCCCAGTTTAGGGCTGGCTAATCCTATGCTGGCAGGTTTTGCTGGCTTGATGCCAGGACTTTCACCTTCCTTGGCAAAGGCCATGGAAAGTGAAGCTAGAAAGGACAAATCCCCAGGCAGCAGCAAAGAGTCGAGCAAATCAAAGTCCCCAAGTAGCTCACAGACTCCTCACCCTTCGTTTCCTATGTTGTACAATCCACTTCTCTTTAATCCCCTTTTAGCAGCACAAGCTGCTGGGGGCTTGAACTTCTCCCTGCCTACTTCACTGCCTTCATCTTTTGCCTCCCTGGCTCAACCTGGTCTTGTAAATGGACAAGGTGATTCTGATCTAGAGGAGGGAGAAATCAAACGATATAGCCAGGGTGAGCATAACGAACAGGAGATTGCACAGGACCTGTCTGTCAGGCGCAAAGAGGCTCATTCCCACCACAGAAAGCGAAAAAGTTATGAAGCTTCACACTCTGCAGTAACCAAGAGTTCAAGGGATGAGGACCAATCTGCATGTTTAGACCTTTCTATTAAATCAAAACCAAGAGAGTCGCCAAAAGCTAGTGAGGTGTCAAGTAGATCACATTCTGCTTCTGAATCACCAAAAGACAGTTcgaaaaccaaaaataaaatacagggTTCATTCAAATTGGATAAAATTTTGGACACGCTGAAGGACAAAGTGAACAAAATGGAAGATAAACCTGTTAAAAAAGAGAGAGACAAAGACAAAGAGTCCAAGCTGAATAGCATTCTTATGAAAATCGCCAAAGAAAAGGATGTGGATGTGAATACATTAAACACCATGGACACTGCAGAAGCATCCCATTTGAAGTGTTCAGAAGCTTCTGATCTTTCTTCAGAGAGGAAAGAAAGCGAGTCGTCGAAGGAAGAGGTAGATACG